Proteins encoded within one genomic window of Amorphoplanes friuliensis DSM 7358:
- a CDS encoding VOC family protein, whose translation MAFTEAFPIITVADLPAALAFYRDAMGFQQVYRFPPEGEPVFVTLKLGTSELGIGAEATAGFELCVYADDCDEAAATLREAGAELVEEPTDQPWGERSARLVDPAGHKILLLSRL comes from the coding sequence ATGGCGTTCACCGAGGCGTTTCCCATCATCACGGTCGCCGACCTGCCCGCTGCTCTCGCGTTCTACCGGGATGCGATGGGGTTCCAGCAGGTCTACCGGTTCCCGCCGGAGGGTGAGCCGGTCTTCGTGACGCTCAAGCTCGGGACGAGTGAGCTGGGCATCGGCGCCGAGGCCACCGCCGGCTTCGAGCTGTGCGTTTATGCCGACGACTGCGACGAAGCCGCGGCGACCCTGCGCGAGGCGGGTGCCGAGCTCGTCGAGGAGCCCACCGACCAGCCGTGGGGTGAGCGCAGCGCGCGGCTGGTGGACCCGGCGGGCCACAAGATCCTGCTGCTGTCCCGCCTCTAG
- a CDS encoding serine/threonine-protein kinase, with translation MGWLATGRRGGRVGDRYRLIERLGTGGMSVVWRAHDEVLGRAVAVKVLSPQLATDSRFRDRLRQEALAAARLCHPHITGIFDFGESPLDEHLTVPYVVMELNDGESASARLRRQGPFPWRDAVVIAAEVASALATAHARGVVHRDVTPANVMLTGAGAKVVDFGISALVGQRDSAPDGSLLGTPAYLAPERLSGGQVSPATDVYALGLLLYRILTGRFPWPAGNTAEALRAHLFADPEPVPSLPGMPAEVADLCLGCLAKDPERRPSAAELAGALAALVGLQPIIPPVVARDATPGFRPSPHPVPRPGARAIRAPGFRVRTGLRVARALRVGGPQPLGGGLFRGGVLVPDLFTGGRLRDAVLAGRHRLQAGVATVILIAALGLVWSSTREPVDVGPAQAAAAGAGQIALHSTGCKVRYRVQRDSGTDFGAQVTVINTGEHVLSAWRLEFAFVGGQRLTDSPKRLSQRGRKLVLRAKNGTELRPGRSATVTLSGSYRVSNPLPLAFTLNGNQCKAEVMGAVITPPTSSAPVLKKPAASPAPSPSSSSPSSKRTRKPSPAPKKDPPKSGFSVAI, from the coding sequence ATGGGATGGCTGGCGACCGGCAGACGAGGCGGCCGGGTCGGCGACCGGTACCGGCTGATCGAACGGCTCGGCACGGGCGGCATGTCCGTGGTGTGGCGGGCCCACGACGAGGTTCTGGGCCGGGCCGTCGCCGTCAAGGTGCTCTCCCCGCAGCTCGCCACGGACTCGCGGTTCCGCGACCGGCTGCGGCAGGAGGCGCTCGCCGCCGCGCGGCTCTGCCACCCGCACATCACCGGCATCTTCGACTTCGGTGAGTCGCCGCTCGACGAGCACCTGACCGTCCCGTACGTGGTGATGGAACTCAACGACGGCGAGTCGGCCTCCGCGCGGCTGCGCCGGCAGGGCCCGTTCCCGTGGCGCGACGCCGTGGTCATCGCCGCCGAGGTCGCCTCCGCGCTCGCCACCGCCCACGCCCGCGGTGTCGTGCACCGCGACGTGACACCGGCCAACGTCATGCTCACCGGCGCCGGAGCCAAGGTTGTCGACTTCGGCATCTCCGCCCTCGTCGGCCAGCGCGACTCCGCACCGGACGGCAGCCTGCTCGGCACCCCGGCCTACCTGGCGCCCGAACGGCTCAGCGGTGGCCAGGTCTCACCCGCCACCGACGTGTACGCGCTCGGCCTGCTGCTCTACCGCATCCTCACCGGGCGCTTCCCGTGGCCCGCGGGGAACACCGCCGAGGCGTTGCGGGCGCACCTGTTCGCGGATCCTGAGCCCGTACCGTCGCTGCCCGGCATGCCCGCCGAGGTGGCCGACCTGTGCCTGGGCTGCCTGGCCAAGGACCCGGAACGCCGGCCGTCCGCGGCGGAGCTGGCCGGGGCGCTGGCGGCGCTGGTCGGTCTCCAGCCGATCATCCCGCCGGTCGTGGCCCGCGACGCCACCCCGGGCTTCCGCCCCTCACCCCACCCCGTTCCGCGTCCGGGCGCGCGGGCCATCCGGGCTCCGGGCTTCCGGGTACGCACAGGCCTGCGGGTCGCCCGGGCCCTGCGAGTGGGCGGACCGCAACCACTCGGCGGCGGCCTCTTCCGCGGCGGCGTGCTCGTCCCCGACCTGTTCACCGGCGGCAGACTGCGCGACGCCGTGCTCGCCGGCCGTCACCGCCTCCAGGCCGGCGTGGCCACGGTCATCCTGATCGCGGCGCTCGGACTGGTCTGGTCGTCGACCCGCGAACCCGTCGACGTCGGCCCGGCGCAGGCCGCAGCGGCCGGCGCCGGCCAGATCGCCCTGCACAGCACCGGCTGCAAGGTCCGCTACCGGGTCCAGCGCGATTCCGGTACGGACTTCGGCGCGCAGGTGACAGTCATCAACACCGGGGAACACGTGCTGTCGGCGTGGCGGCTCGAGTTCGCCTTCGTGGGTGGCCAGCGGCTCACCGACTCACCGAAACGTCTCAGCCAGCGGGGTCGCAAGCTGGTCCTGCGGGCCAAGAACGGCACCGAGCTGCGGCCCGGCCGGTCGGCGACGGTCACGCTCAGCGGCAGCTACCGGGTCAGCAACCCGCTGCCGCTGGCGTTCACGCTCAACGGCAACCAGTGCAAGGCCGAGGTCATGGGCGCGGTGATCACGCCGCCCACCTCGTCCGCGCCGGTTCTCAAGAAGCCCGCGGCCTCACCGGCACCGTCGCCGTCCTCGTCCTCGCCTTCCTCGAAGCGGACCCGGAAGCCGTCGCCGGCCCCGAAGAAGGACCCGCCCAAGTCGGGCTTCTCGGTCGCGATCTAG
- a CDS encoding sensor histidine kinase → MSLLSVRSWTLRRRVVALCLAVGLVLTVLGVFAAITAADSNDHIDVILNKTGPMRAAGESLNTAVVNQETGIRGFAISGNENNLRPYTDGLAAQDQLLRQIGSLNEQSGNGDPKVRAALLVVQQRADAWRAVVADPVINAVRTQGPDAGQELVEAASTREFDALRTSITDLQDEIWIVRNKAADAAKRTGTVLVSVEIFAAVVVILAGAALLLLLDRLITRPVTELAEQVRDVARGNYDKHITSEGSPELRLLANDVDGMRQQIAAELTEVREARQQIEWVNDQLKLQAEELTRSNRDLEQFAYVASHDLQEPLRKVASFCQLLQRRYAGQMDERADQYIAFAVDGAQRMQRLINDLLAFSRIGRLTAGFTDVDLDHVMTEVKSQLEVRAGDDGEITWADLPTVEGEEPLLTTLLVNLVGNSLKFRRPDVPPKIHVTAEREEKEWRINVRDNGIGIEAEFADKVFVIFQRLHARDAYEGTGIGLAIVKKIVEYHGGRIWLDLEVAEGTSIYFTLPLLAGVPVQEPLKEVTA, encoded by the coding sequence ATGAGCCTGCTCAGTGTGCGCAGCTGGACGCTGCGCCGGCGCGTCGTCGCGTTGTGTCTCGCCGTCGGCCTGGTGCTGACGGTCCTCGGCGTCTTCGCGGCGATCACCGCGGCGGACAGCAACGACCACATCGACGTCATCCTGAACAAGACCGGCCCGATGCGGGCGGCGGGCGAGAGCCTCAACACCGCGGTCGTCAACCAGGAGACCGGCATCCGTGGTTTTGCGATCAGTGGCAACGAGAACAACCTGAGGCCGTACACCGACGGGCTGGCGGCGCAGGACCAGCTCCTGCGGCAGATCGGCTCGCTCAACGAGCAGAGTGGCAACGGCGACCCCAAGGTCCGTGCGGCGCTGCTGGTGGTCCAGCAGCGGGCGGATGCCTGGCGGGCCGTGGTCGCCGACCCGGTGATCAACGCCGTCCGCACCCAGGGCCCCGACGCCGGTCAGGAACTGGTCGAGGCGGCCAGCACGCGCGAGTTCGACGCGCTGCGGACGTCGATCACCGATCTGCAGGACGAGATCTGGATCGTGCGCAACAAGGCCGCCGACGCCGCCAAACGCACCGGCACGGTCCTGGTCTCGGTGGAGATCTTCGCCGCGGTGGTGGTCATCCTGGCCGGTGCCGCGCTCCTGCTGCTGCTCGACCGGCTGATCACCCGGCCGGTCACCGAGCTGGCCGAGCAGGTCCGTGACGTCGCCCGGGGCAACTACGACAAGCACATCACCAGTGAGGGCTCACCCGAGCTGCGTCTGCTGGCGAACGACGTCGACGGGATGCGCCAGCAGATCGCGGCCGAGCTCACCGAGGTGCGTGAGGCACGACAGCAGATCGAATGGGTCAACGATCAGCTCAAGCTGCAGGCCGAGGAGCTCACCCGGTCCAACCGTGACCTGGAGCAGTTCGCCTACGTCGCCTCGCACGACCTGCAGGAGCCGCTGCGCAAGGTGGCCAGCTTCTGCCAGCTGCTCCAGCGCCGGTACGCGGGCCAGATGGACGAGCGCGCCGACCAGTACATCGCCTTTGCCGTCGACGGCGCCCAGCGGATGCAGCGCCTGATCAACGACCTGCTGGCGTTCTCCCGGATCGGCCGGCTGACCGCGGGCTTCACCGACGTCGACCTCGACCATGTGATGACCGAGGTCAAGTCGCAGCTCGAGGTCCGCGCCGGTGACGACGGCGAGATCACCTGGGCCGACCTGCCGACCGTCGAGGGCGAGGAGCCGCTGCTCACCACACTCCTGGTCAACCTGGTCGGCAACTCGCTGAAGTTCCGCCGCCCCGACGTGCCGCCGAAGATCCACGTGACGGCGGAGCGTGAGGAGAAGGAGTGGCGGATCAACGTCCGCGACAACGGCATCGGCATCGAGGCGGAGTTCGCCGACAAGGTCTTTGTCATCTTCCAGCGTCTCCACGCCCGCGACGCCTACGAGGGCACGGGCATCGGCCTGGCCATCGTCAAGAAGATCGTCGAATACCATGGCGGACGGATCTGGCTCGATCTTGAGGTCGCCGAGGGCACCTCGATCTACTTCACCTTGCCGCTGCTGGCCGGGGTGCCTGTACAGGAACCATTGAAAGAGGTCACGGCATGA
- a CDS encoding SDR family NAD(P)-dependent oxidoreductase, with the protein MSAYLEKLFGLAGRTAVVTGGSSGIGRAMAGALGRAGARIVLVARRPDPLEETVKELSADGVQADAVSADLADRAALTVAVDTIISRYGHPDVLVNAAAVNRRPPMDELTDDDWDVTLAANLTAPFLLGQRFAPAMADRGWGRIINVVSQQAFRAYGNSGAYGVAKAGLVALTRSQAEAWSSRGVCCNAVAPGVVHTPLTEPVFSDPEKVAAHARRTMIGRNGVPEDFAGCAVYLASAASAAVTGQTLFVDGGYSAT; encoded by the coding sequence ATGTCTGCGTACTTGGAGAAGCTCTTCGGCCTGGCCGGGCGGACCGCCGTCGTGACGGGTGGGAGTTCCGGGATCGGGCGGGCGATGGCCGGTGCTCTAGGCCGGGCCGGCGCCCGGATCGTGCTGGTCGCCCGGCGTCCCGATCCGCTGGAGGAGACCGTCAAGGAGCTGTCGGCCGACGGCGTGCAGGCCGACGCGGTCAGCGCGGACCTCGCCGACCGTGCGGCGCTCACGGTCGCCGTCGACACGATCATCTCCCGGTACGGGCACCCGGACGTGCTCGTGAACGCGGCCGCGGTCAACCGGCGACCGCCGATGGACGAGCTGACCGACGACGACTGGGACGTCACCCTCGCCGCCAACCTGACCGCGCCGTTCCTGCTGGGGCAGCGTTTTGCCCCGGCGATGGCCGACCGCGGCTGGGGTCGCATCATCAACGTCGTCTCCCAGCAGGCGTTCCGCGCGTACGGGAACAGCGGCGCCTACGGGGTGGCGAAAGCGGGGCTGGTGGCGCTGACCCGGTCGCAGGCGGAGGCGTGGTCGAGCCGCGGTGTCTGCTGCAACGCCGTCGCCCCGGGAGTGGTCCACACTCCGCTGACCGAGCCGGTGTTCTCCGACCCCGAGAAGGTGGCCGCGCACGCTCGGCGCACCATGATCGGGCGTAACGGCGTACCCGAGGATTTTGCCGGTTGTGCCGTTTATCTGGCGAGTGCTGCTAGCGCTGCGGTGACGGGCCAGACACTCTTCGTCGACGGTGGATATTCGGCGACTTGA
- a CDS encoding inositol monophosphatase family protein, with protein sequence MRDDLIDQVTTLVREVAQTIVLPRWRHLSDAEIHQKSPGDLVTIADQESEVALTAGLTALLPGSQVVGEEAVAADPSVLSHVGDGGAIWVVDPVDGTNNFAAGKTPFAVMVALLRDGEPAASWILDVVDDRMTVAEAGSGAFVDGLRVKARTDNPGAAALSGTVSRNYFPDDLRDRVEAAASGLGTVTGGHHCAGYEYPAVVSDEQQFATFWRILPWDHIPGSLIVTEAGGTVLHLDGSAYRPADSGRGLLVAANEDIWRTVHTTLFA encoded by the coding sequence GTGCGTGACGACCTGATCGACCAGGTGACCACGCTCGTCCGCGAGGTGGCGCAGACCATCGTGCTGCCCCGGTGGCGGCACCTCAGCGACGCCGAGATCCACCAGAAGTCGCCCGGCGACCTGGTGACCATCGCCGACCAGGAGTCCGAGGTCGCGCTGACCGCCGGCCTGACCGCGCTGCTGCCCGGCTCGCAGGTTGTCGGCGAGGAAGCTGTGGCCGCGGACCCGTCAGTGCTCAGCCACGTCGGTGACGGCGGCGCGATCTGGGTTGTCGACCCGGTCGACGGCACCAACAACTTCGCCGCGGGCAAGACACCGTTCGCGGTGATGGTCGCGTTGCTGCGTGACGGTGAGCCGGCCGCGTCCTGGATCCTCGACGTGGTCGACGACCGGATGACCGTCGCCGAGGCCGGCAGCGGCGCGTTCGTGGACGGTCTGCGGGTCAAGGCCCGGACCGACAACCCCGGCGCGGCCGCCCTGAGCGGCACGGTCTCCCGCAACTACTTCCCGGACGACCTGCGCGACCGTGTCGAAGCGGCCGCGAGCGGGCTAGGCACCGTCACCGGCGGGCATCACTGCGCCGGTTACGAATATCCGGCGGTCGTCAGCGACGAGCAGCAGTTCGCGACGTTCTGGCGAATCCTGCCGTGGGACCACATCCCGGGCTCGCTGATCGTCACCGAGGCCGGCGGCACGGTCCTGCATCTGGACGGCTCGGCGTACCGGCCGGCGGACTCCGGCCGGGGTCTGCTGGTCGCCGCCAACGAGGACATCTGGCGGACGGTGCACACCACGCTCTTCGCCTAG
- a CDS encoding potassium channel family protein, whose product MGLGRFGGAVADSLVNLGHEVLGIDSNAHIVQDWSDRLTHVVEADATDTEAMRQLGVQDFSRAVVGIGTHLEASVLTVLTLAEIGVPEIWAKAISVKHGKILSSVGARHVIFPESEMGERVAHLITGRMLDYIEFDDGFAIAKVRSPQEAIGRTLADTSLRTKWGVTVVGIKLPGEDFTYARPETVVPPGCILIVAGDTSKVERFAAET is encoded by the coding sequence ATCGGCCTGGGCCGCTTCGGCGGCGCCGTGGCCGACTCGCTGGTGAACCTCGGCCACGAGGTGCTGGGCATCGACAGCAACGCGCACATCGTGCAGGACTGGTCCGACCGGCTGACCCATGTTGTCGAGGCGGACGCGACCGACACCGAGGCGATGCGCCAGCTCGGTGTGCAGGACTTCTCGCGGGCCGTGGTCGGCATCGGCACGCACCTCGAGGCCAGTGTGCTGACGGTGCTGACGCTCGCCGAGATCGGCGTACCGGAGATCTGGGCCAAGGCGATCAGCGTCAAGCACGGCAAGATCCTGTCCTCGGTCGGCGCCCGCCACGTCATCTTCCCGGAGTCGGAGATGGGTGAGCGGGTCGCGCACCTGATCACGGGCCGGATGCTCGACTACATCGAGTTCGACGACGGTTTTGCGATCGCGAAGGTCCGCTCCCCCCAGGAGGCGATCGGCCGCACGCTCGCGGACACCTCCCTGCGGACCAAGTGGGGTGTCACGGTGGTCGGCATCAAACTGCCGGGCGAGGACTTCACGTACGCACGACCCGAGACGGTCGTGCCGCCGGGCTGCATCCTGATCGTGGCCGGCGACACCTCCAAGGTGGAGCGGTTCGCCGCCGAGACCTAG
- a CDS encoding PP2C family protein-serine/threonine phosphatase, whose protein sequence is MTERSHAATALKIPERLRILLVEDDEGDAFLVRELLAEAGASFDLQVATSLREARPMMQGVQCVLLDLGLPDAEGIDGLRKLLAVAGSAAVCVLTGRSDEHLGVAAVAEGAQDYLVKGQVDGVLLVRALRYAVERKRSDENTQRLREVELRQAESARLERGLLPQPLMQTTEVAVHTFYRSGRAMGLLGGDFFDVVQVGPDRLHVIVGDVCGHSVDEAALGVELRVAWRALVLGGVAEDKILGALEQVLMSERRAREVFATVASVVIDLTNNRATVRLAGHPPPVLLSGDRAEPVAARTGIVLGVKPTPTPATDVEFPGDDWSLLMYTDGLIEGRTGVGNERLDVDGLCGVLGEPAAKEVPLPALPAWLVGRAEQGNGGPLADDVAMLLISRGGGR, encoded by the coding sequence GTGACTGAGCGTTCCCATGCCGCTACTGCGCTGAAGATTCCCGAGCGGCTGCGCATCCTGCTCGTCGAGGACGACGAGGGTGACGCCTTTCTGGTCCGGGAGCTGCTCGCCGAGGCCGGCGCCTCCTTCGACCTGCAGGTGGCGACCAGTCTGCGCGAGGCGCGGCCGATGATGCAGGGCGTTCAGTGCGTCCTGCTCGACCTGGGACTGCCGGACGCCGAGGGCATCGACGGGCTGCGCAAGCTGCTCGCGGTGGCGGGCAGTGCCGCGGTGTGCGTGCTGACCGGCCGCTCCGACGAGCACCTGGGTGTCGCAGCCGTCGCCGAGGGTGCCCAGGACTACCTGGTCAAGGGCCAGGTCGACGGGGTGCTGCTGGTCCGGGCGCTGCGTTACGCCGTCGAGCGCAAACGCTCCGACGAGAACACCCAGCGGCTGCGCGAGGTCGAGCTGCGCCAGGCCGAGTCGGCCCGTCTCGAACGCGGCCTGCTGCCGCAGCCACTGATGCAGACCACCGAGGTCGCGGTCCACACGTTCTACCGGTCCGGGCGCGCGATGGGCCTGCTAGGCGGTGACTTCTTCGACGTGGTGCAGGTCGGCCCCGACCGCCTCCACGTGATCGTCGGCGACGTCTGCGGGCACAGCGTCGACGAGGCCGCCCTGGGTGTCGAGCTCCGGGTCGCCTGGCGGGCGCTGGTGCTCGGCGGCGTCGCGGAGGACAAGATCCTCGGCGCGCTCGAGCAGGTGCTGATGAGCGAGCGCCGCGCCCGTGAAGTTTTCGCCACGGTCGCCTCAGTCGTTATCGACCTCACGAACAACCGCGCGACCGTACGCCTGGCCGGGCATCCGCCGCCGGTGCTGCTCTCCGGCGACCGGGCCGAGCCCGTGGCCGCGCGTACGGGCATCGTCCTGGGCGTCAAGCCCACCCCCACCCCCGCAACCGACGTGGAGTTCCCCGGCGATGACTGGTCCCTGCTGATGTACACCGACGGACTGATCGAGGGCCGCACCGGCGTGGGCAACGAACGCCTCGATGTCGACGGCCTGTGCGGGGTGCTCGGTGAGCCGGCCGCCAAGGAGGTGCCGCTCCCGGCACTGCCGGCGTGGCTGGTCGGCCGGGCCGAGCAGGGCAACGGTGGCCCGCTCGCCGACGACGTCGCCATGCTCCTGATCTCCCGCGGGGGTGGCCGATGA
- a CDS encoding fused MFS/spermidine synthase, giving the protein METSPPRALPSGLATGLVFFASGAVLVLEIVALRLVGPYVGVTLQVSSSVIGISLAAIAYGTWLGGRLADKYDPRVLLAPALLLAAITTAITLPLVRWGGEILRGGAAPAVLMLAALAVFLPAFLLAGITPLTVKLQLGDLRRTGEVVGRLSSFGTLGAITATLGTGFIFVAAMPSSWIVLTLAGVLAVAGFGLGWWLRRTNPDLPQPGKPRTRAVVVTIGLFGAGLGASAPTPCDIETAYHCARVDTDPSRAGGRTLVLNSARHSYVDLNDPTHLEFAYVQWLGALVDVSKAGGAPIDALHLGGGGFTVPEYVAKTRPGSDQLVLELDGGLVDLDKQELGLRTGPQLRVRVGDARVGLAEQATGAYDVVVGDAFGHLVVPWHLATKEMAADISRVLRDDGFYAQNVIDYPPNRFIRAELATVASVFPHVALIAPQEALDGGAGSNFVIVASRSPIPADEIRTHLDLVDEPVVLLDGPRLEEFISDARVLTDDYAPVDQLLAG; this is encoded by the coding sequence ATGGAGACCTCCCCGCCGCGTGCCCTGCCGTCCGGTCTTGCCACCGGGCTGGTGTTCTTCGCCAGCGGCGCCGTCCTGGTCCTGGAGATCGTCGCGCTGCGGCTGGTCGGCCCGTACGTCGGCGTGACCCTGCAGGTGAGCAGCTCGGTCATCGGCATCTCGCTCGCCGCGATCGCCTACGGGACCTGGCTCGGCGGCCGGCTCGCCGACAAGTACGACCCGCGGGTGCTGCTCGCCCCGGCCCTGCTGCTCGCCGCGATCACCACGGCGATCACTCTGCCGCTGGTCCGCTGGGGCGGCGAGATCCTGCGCGGCGGTGCGGCGCCGGCGGTTCTGATGCTCGCCGCGCTCGCCGTTTTCCTCCCGGCCTTTCTCCTGGCCGGCATCACCCCGCTGACCGTCAAACTGCAGCTCGGCGATCTGCGCCGCACCGGCGAGGTGGTCGGCCGGCTCTCCAGCTTCGGTACGCTCGGCGCGATCACCGCCACCCTCGGCACCGGCTTCATCTTCGTCGCGGCGATGCCGAGCAGCTGGATCGTGCTGACGCTGGCCGGTGTGCTGGCCGTCGCCGGTTTCGGCCTCGGCTGGTGGCTGCGCCGCACCAACCCCGACCTGCCGCAGCCGGGCAAACCGCGGACCCGGGCCGTCGTGGTCACCATCGGGCTGTTCGGGGCCGGGCTGGGGGCGTCGGCGCCGACACCGTGCGACATCGAGACGGCGTACCACTGCGCGCGGGTCGACACCGATCCGAGCAGGGCCGGTGGGCGGACGCTCGTCCTGAACTCGGCGCGGCACTCCTACGTCGACCTGAACGATCCGACACATCTGGAGTTCGCGTACGTGCAGTGGCTCGGTGCGCTGGTCGACGTGTCGAAGGCCGGTGGCGCCCCGATCGACGCCCTGCACCTGGGCGGGGGCGGGTTCACCGTCCCCGAGTACGTCGCGAAGACCCGTCCGGGCAGCGATCAGCTGGTCCTCGAGCTCGACGGCGGTCTGGTCGACCTCGACAAGCAGGAGCTCGGCCTGCGGACCGGCCCGCAGCTGCGGGTCCGCGTCGGAGACGCCCGCGTCGGGCTTGCCGAGCAGGCCACCGGCGCGTACGACGTGGTGGTCGGCGACGCGTTCGGTCACCTGGTCGTCCCGTGGCACCTGGCGACCAAGGAGATGGCCGCCGACATCTCGCGGGTGCTGCGCGACGACGGCTTCTACGCCCAGAACGTCATCGACTACCCGCCGAACCGTTTCATCCGCGCCGAGCTGGCCACGGTCGCCTCGGTCTTCCCGCACGTCGCGCTGATCGCGCCGCAGGAGGCCCTCGACGGTGGGGCCGGGTCGAACTTCGTGATCGTGGCCTCGCGGTCGCCGATCCCGGCCGACGAGATCCGCACCCACCTGGACCTGGTCGACGAGCCGGTGGTGCTGCTCGACGGCCCGCGGCTCGAGGAGTTCATCAGTGACGCGCGGGTGCTGACCGACGACTACGCCCCGGTGGATCAGTTGCTGGCCGGCTGA
- a CDS encoding response regulator has translation MTGPTRQDGTPIEVLLVEDDPGDVLMTQEAFEEHKVRNRLTVVSDGAEALSYLRREPPYEKAVRPDLILLDLNLPRRDGREVLEEVKKDDQLCRIPVVVLTTSAADEDILRSYQLHANAYVTKPVDFDRFISVIRQIDEFFVSVVKLPPRA, from the coding sequence ATGACGGGTCCGACGCGGCAGGACGGGACGCCGATCGAGGTGCTGCTCGTCGAGGACGACCCCGGCGACGTGCTGATGACCCAGGAGGCGTTCGAGGAGCACAAGGTCCGCAACCGCCTCACCGTGGTCTCCGACGGCGCCGAGGCCCTGTCCTACCTGCGCCGCGAGCCACCGTACGAAAAAGCGGTCCGCCCCGACCTGATCCTGCTCGACCTGAACCTCCCGCGCCGTGACGGCCGCGAGGTGCTCGAGGAGGTCAAGAAGGACGACCAGCTGTGCCGCATCCCGGTGGTCGTGCTGACCACCTCCGCGGCCGACGAGGACATCCTGCGCAGCTACCAGCTGCACGCGAACGCCTACGTCACCAAGCCGGTGGACTTCGACCGTTTCATCTCGGTCATCCGGCAGATCGACGAGTTCTTCGTCAGCGTCGTGAAGTTGCCGCCGCGTGCGTGA
- a CDS encoding coiled-coil domain-containing protein, with product MAATLLRRLQPVLALFAAIAVLVVAAPAAHADPDEEGGTKTLRSALESAAKGHIEAKAKLESSKKRQVKLNETLKQSKLKATTLEARVGEIANRSYRQGRFNTMTLLLNSTSPDTFMERALRLDQMAQVDGKALTGYQDAVVTAQQAKTAIDLEVKEQKKQVTVMAKKKQQAEQALASVGGGAVAGGFINANSPLAKAAPRNSDGSWPKESCTVNDPTTSGCITPRLLNSYQQSTNAGFKRYTSCFSERASGEHPKGRACDFSAAKGGFENVNASGGDRTYGNNLAAYLVKNASRLGVLYVIWYRQIWHPGTGWRAYSGSGGPAATHTNHVHLSVI from the coding sequence GTGGCGGCGACTCTCCTGCGCCGGCTCCAGCCTGTCCTGGCACTGTTCGCTGCCATCGCCGTCCTGGTCGTGGCCGCACCCGCCGCGCACGCGGACCCCGACGAAGAGGGCGGGACCAAAACGCTGCGGTCGGCCCTCGAGTCGGCGGCGAAGGGTCACATCGAGGCCAAGGCCAAGCTCGAGTCCTCGAAGAAGCGCCAGGTCAAGCTGAACGAGACGCTGAAGCAGTCCAAGCTGAAGGCAACCACGCTGGAGGCCCGGGTCGGCGAGATCGCCAACCGGTCCTACCGGCAGGGCCGCTTCAACACCATGACGCTGCTGCTCAACAGCACCTCGCCGGACACGTTCATGGAACGCGCGCTGCGCCTCGACCAGATGGCGCAGGTCGACGGCAAGGCGCTGACCGGTTATCAGGACGCCGTCGTCACCGCCCAGCAGGCCAAAACTGCCATTGATCTCGAGGTCAAGGAGCAGAAGAAGCAGGTCACGGTGATGGCCAAGAAGAAGCAGCAGGCCGAGCAGGCGCTGGCCAGTGTCGGCGGCGGTGCCGTGGCCGGCGGCTTCATCAACGCGAACTCCCCGCTGGCCAAGGCGGCGCCGCGCAACTCCGACGGCTCCTGGCCGAAGGAGTCGTGCACGGTCAACGACCCGACCACGTCCGGGTGCATCACGCCGCGGCTGCTGAACTCCTATCAGCAGTCCACTAACGCGGGCTTCAAGCGGTACACATCGTGCTTCAGCGAGCGCGCCTCCGGTGAGCACCCCAAGGGCCGGGCCTGCGACTTCTCCGCGGCCAAGGGCGGCTTCGAGAACGTGAACGCCAGCGGCGGCGACCGCACCTACGGCAACAACCTCGCGGCGTACCTCGTGAAGAACGCCTCGCGGCTCGGCGTGCTCTACGTGATCTGGTACAGGCAGATCTGGCATCCGGGCACCGGCTGGCGGGCGTACAGCGGTTCGGGTGGGCCCGCCGCCACGCACACCAACCACGTGCACCTATCAGTGATCTGA